In one Streptomyces sp. NBC_01288 genomic region, the following are encoded:
- a CDS encoding AAA family ATPase: MTTYDDRASLTDLTATVEQVRSSVEGVIEGKPEVVRLSLTVLLAEGHLLIEDVPGVGKTMLAKALARSIDCSVRRIQFTPDLLPSDITGVSIWDQQQRDFEFKPGAIFAQIVIGDEINRASPKTQSALLESMEERQVTIDGQTYALPSPFMVVATQNPVEMEGTYPLPEAQRDRFMARVSIGYPSAEAELQMLDIHGGASPLDDLQPVAHAHDIVKLVEAVRGVHVADPVRRYAVDLVSATRNHPDLRLGASPRATLHLLRAAKASAALSGREYALPDDIQALAVAVLAHRLLPTAQAQLNRRTAEQVVQEILQRTPVPAAPAPQSGLGLGAYGQQQPRRL; encoded by the coding sequence GTGACGACCTATGACGATCGAGCGAGCCTTACAGATCTGACCGCCACTGTGGAGCAAGTCCGCAGTTCGGTGGAAGGAGTGATCGAGGGCAAGCCCGAGGTCGTACGGCTTTCGCTGACCGTGCTGCTCGCCGAGGGACATCTTCTGATCGAGGACGTTCCGGGTGTGGGCAAGACAATGCTGGCCAAGGCGCTGGCGCGGTCGATCGACTGTTCGGTGCGGCGAATCCAGTTCACGCCCGACCTGCTGCCCTCGGACATCACCGGTGTGTCCATCTGGGACCAGCAGCAGCGGGACTTCGAGTTCAAACCGGGCGCGATCTTCGCGCAGATCGTGATCGGCGACGAGATCAACCGCGCCTCGCCGAAGACCCAGTCCGCGCTCCTGGAGTCCATGGAGGAGCGGCAGGTCACCATCGACGGCCAGACCTACGCGCTGCCCAGCCCCTTCATGGTGGTCGCCACGCAGAACCCGGTCGAGATGGAGGGCACCTATCCGCTGCCCGAGGCGCAGCGCGACCGCTTCATGGCCCGGGTCTCCATCGGCTATCCCAGCGCGGAGGCCGAGTTGCAGATGCTGGACATCCACGGCGGGGCGAGCCCGCTGGACGACCTCCAGCCCGTGGCCCACGCGCACGACATCGTCAAGCTGGTCGAGGCGGTCCGCGGCGTCCATGTCGCCGACCCGGTGCGCAGGTACGCGGTGGACCTGGTCTCCGCCACCCGCAACCACCCCGACCTCAGACTCGGCGCCTCCCCGCGCGCGACGCTGCACCTGCTGCGCGCGGCGAAGGCCTCCGCCGCCCTGAGCGGCCGTGAGTACGCGCTGCCGGACGACATCCAGGCGCTCGCGGTCGCGGTCCTGGCGCACCGCCTGCTGCCCACCGCGCAGGCCCAGCTGAACCGTCGTACGGCGGAGCAGGTCGTCCAGGAGATCCTCCAGCGCACCCCCGTGCCGGCGGCGCCGGCCCCGCAGAGCGGCCTGGGTCTCGGGGCGTACGGGCAGCAGCAGCCCCGGAGGCTGTGA
- a CDS encoding beta-class carbonic anhydrase: MTTSASVPTESEGAIADGGTVTDRLVEANARYAAAFTDPGMDARPVLQVAVVACMDARLDLHAALGLELGDCHTIRNAGGVVTDDAIRSLTISQRALGTRSVVLIHHTGCGLESLTEEFRHDLEMEVGQRPAWAVEAFRDVEQDVRQSMQRVRTSPFLLHTDDVRGFVFDVKSGLLREIDPA; encoded by the coding sequence ATGACGACCTCCGCATCCGTACCCACAGAGTCCGAAGGCGCCATAGCCGACGGCGGGACCGTGACGGACCGCCTCGTCGAGGCCAACGCGCGATACGCCGCCGCCTTCACCGATCCCGGGATGGACGCCCGTCCCGTCCTACAGGTGGCCGTGGTGGCCTGCATGGACGCGCGTCTCGACCTGCACGCCGCGCTCGGTCTGGAACTGGGCGACTGCCACACGATCCGCAACGCGGGCGGTGTGGTCACCGATGACGCGATCCGCTCCCTCACCATCAGCCAGCGGGCGCTCGGCACCCGCAGTGTCGTGCTCATCCACCACACCGGCTGCGGCCTGGAGTCCCTCACCGAGGAGTTCCGGCACGACCTGGAGATGGAGGTCGGCCAGCGCCCCGCCTGGGCGGTGGAGGCCTTCCGGGACGTCGAGCAGGACGTACGGCAGTCCATGCAGCGTGTGCGTACCTCGCCGTTCCTGCTGCACACTGATGATGTGCGCGGCTTCGTCTTCGACGTGAAGTCGGGTCTGCTGCGCGAGATCGACCCCGCCTGA
- a CDS encoding septum formation initiator family protein: MSRKPELRGRAARLARLFPTGPAQSGGIQAARTPFVLLVVLLLGGGLIALLVLNSALSEGQFKLDDLQKQTKSLTDEEQALQRDVDAYSAPDALQRRAHELGMVPGGDPAFLDPNGTVKGVPEQAAAKTVSTPAVLAPEALVSRPSPSPSSSPGPTSVVPAPAPAATPVATRPAQTSTARSATTQTSTAQSSTPTTPGR; encoded by the coding sequence GTGAGTAGGAAACCCGAACTGAGGGGCAGGGCCGCCCGACTCGCGCGGCTCTTCCCCACCGGTCCCGCGCAGTCGGGCGGGATCCAGGCGGCCCGGACCCCGTTCGTCCTCCTTGTCGTGCTGCTTCTCGGCGGCGGCCTGATCGCGCTGCTCGTGCTGAACTCCGCGCTCAGCGAAGGGCAGTTCAAGCTGGACGACCTCCAGAAGCAGACGAAGAGCCTCACTGACGAGGAGCAGGCCCTCCAGCGGGACGTCGACGCCTACTCCGCCCCCGACGCCCTCCAGCGCCGCGCCCACGAGCTGGGCATGGTGCCCGGCGGGGACCCCGCCTTCCTCGACCCGAACGGCACCGTGAAGGGTGTCCCGGAGCAGGCCGCCGCGAAGACCGTGAGCACACCGGCGGTCCTCGCACCCGAAGCACTCGTCAGCAGGCCGAGCCCGAGCCCCAGTTCGAGCCCGGGCCCCACGTCCGTCGTACCGGCACCGGCCCCCGCGGCCACCCCCGTCGCGACCCGGCCCGCACAGACATCCACCGCGCGGTCCGCTACAACCCAGACCTCCACAGCACAGTCCTCCACCCCGACAACCCCCGGCAGGTGA
- the rsmH gene encoding 16S rRNA (cytosine(1402)-N(4))-methyltransferase RsmH: protein MSQSRHVPVMLQRCLDMLAPALERPGAVVVDCTLGLGGHSEALLTRFPEARLVALDRDKEALRLSGERLAPFGDRATLVHAVYDELPDVLERLGLARVEGVLFDLGVSSMQLDEADRGFAYAQDAPLDMRMDQTTGISAAEVLNTYAPGELVRILRAYGEEKQAKRIVSAVVRERDKEPFSNSARLVELIRDSLPQAAKRTGGNPAKRTFQALRIEVNGELSVLEAAIPAAVKSLAVGGRIAVLSYHSLEDRLVKQVFAAGAANTAPPGLPVVPEQYQPRLKLLTRGAELPTEEEVAENRRAAPARLRGAERIREDIG, encoded by the coding sequence TTGAGCCAGAGTCGACACGTCCCGGTGATGCTCCAGCGGTGCCTGGACATGTTGGCCCCCGCGCTGGAGCGGCCGGGCGCGGTGGTCGTCGACTGCACGCTCGGCCTCGGTGGGCACAGCGAGGCCCTGCTGACCCGGTTCCCCGAGGCCCGCCTCGTCGCCCTCGACCGCGACAAGGAGGCCCTGCGCCTCTCCGGCGAGCGCCTCGCCCCCTTCGGGGACAGGGCGACCCTCGTGCACGCGGTCTACGACGAGTTGCCCGACGTACTGGAGCGGCTCGGCCTCGCGCGCGTGGAGGGCGTTCTGTTCGACCTCGGCGTCTCCTCCATGCAGCTCGACGAGGCCGACCGCGGCTTCGCCTACGCCCAGGACGCGCCCCTCGACATGCGCATGGACCAGACGACCGGCATCAGCGCGGCCGAGGTCCTCAACACCTACGCGCCCGGTGAACTCGTCCGGATCCTGCGGGCGTACGGCGAGGAGAAGCAGGCCAAGCGGATCGTCTCCGCGGTCGTCCGGGAGCGCGACAAGGAGCCGTTCAGCAACAGCGCGCGGCTCGTCGAGCTGATCCGCGACTCGCTGCCGCAGGCCGCCAAGCGCACCGGAGGCAACCCGGCCAAGCGCACCTTCCAGGCGCTGCGCATCGAGGTCAACGGCGAACTGTCCGTCCTGGAGGCCGCGATCCCCGCCGCCGTGAAGTCCCTTGCCGTGGGCGGCCGGATCGCCGTCCTGTCGTACCACTCGCTCGAAGACCGCCTGGTCAAGCAGGTGTTCGCGGCCGGCGCCGCCAACACCGCGCCTCCTGGGCTGCCTGTCGTGCCCGAGCAGTACCAGCCCCGGCTCAAGCTCCTGACGCGCGGTGCCGAACTTCCCACCGAGGAAGAGGTCGCCGAGAACCGGCGGGCGGCACCCGCGCGGCTGCGGGGGGCCGAGCGCATCAGGGAGGACATCGGGTGA
- the mraY gene encoding phospho-N-acetylmuramoyl-pentapeptide-transferase has protein sequence MMKQILFSGVIGLFLTLLGTPLLIKLLARKGYGQYIRDDGPREHASKRGTPTMGGIAFIFATVAAYFLSKVITGYPPTYSGLLVLGLMCGMGVVGFLDDYIKIVKRRSLGLRAKAKMAGQLIVGISFAVLALMFPDSRGNTPASTKLSFITDFGWKIGPILFVIWALFMILAMSNGVNLTDGLDGLATGASVLVFGAYTFIGVWQFQESCANATTLTNPNACYEVRDPLDLAVIASALMGACLGFLWWNTSPAKIFMGDTGSLALGGVLTGLAILSRTELLVAIMGGLFVLITMSVVIQVGSFKLTGKRVFRMAPLQHHFELKGWSEVLVVVRFWIIQGICVIVGLGLFYAGWAAEK, from the coding sequence ATGATGAAGCAGATCCTGTTCTCAGGAGTCATCGGCCTGTTCCTGACCCTGCTGGGCACCCCGCTGCTGATCAAGCTGCTGGCCCGCAAGGGCTACGGCCAGTACATCCGCGACGACGGCCCGCGCGAGCACGCCAGCAAGCGCGGTACGCCGACGATGGGCGGTATCGCGTTCATCTTCGCGACGGTCGCCGCGTACTTCCTGTCCAAGGTCATCACCGGATACCCCCCGACCTACTCGGGGCTGCTGGTGCTCGGCCTGATGTGCGGCATGGGTGTGGTCGGCTTCCTCGACGACTACATCAAGATCGTCAAGCGGCGTTCGCTGGGCCTGCGGGCCAAGGCGAAGATGGCCGGCCAGCTGATCGTCGGCATCAGCTTCGCGGTGCTCGCGCTGATGTTCCCGGACTCCCGCGGCAACACCCCGGCCTCCACGAAGCTGTCGTTCATCACGGACTTCGGCTGGAAGATCGGCCCGATCCTGTTCGTGATCTGGGCGCTGTTCATGATCCTCGCGATGTCGAACGGCGTGAACCTGACGGACGGTCTGGACGGTCTCGCCACCGGCGCGTCGGTCCTGGTCTTCGGTGCCTACACATTCATCGGTGTCTGGCAGTTCCAGGAGTCCTGCGCCAACGCGACGACCCTGACCAACCCGAACGCCTGCTACGAAGTGCGCGATCCGCTCGACCTCGCGGTCATCGCCTCCGCGCTGATGGGTGCCTGCCTGGGCTTCCTGTGGTGGAACACCTCGCCGGCCAAGATCTTCATGGGCGACACGGGCTCACTCGCCCTCGGCGGTGTCCTCACCGGTCTGGCGATCCTCTCCCGCACGGAGCTGCTCGTCGCCATCATGGGTGGCCTCTTCGTCCTCATCACCATGTCGGTGGTCATCCAGGTCGGCTCGTTCAAGCTCACCGGCAAGCGGGTCTTCCGAATGGCCCCGCTCCAGCACCACTTCGAACTCAAGGGCTGGTCCGAAGTGCTCGTGGTGGTCCGCTTCTGGATCATCCAGGGCATCTGCGTGATCGTCGGCCTGGGCCTCTTCTACGCGGGATGGGCAGCGGAAAAGTGA
- a CDS encoding DUF58 domain-containing protein: MTTGEAETDRDEKGGVRTALAGLTTRGRSFLAAGIAAAVCAYVLGQSDLLRVGLLLAVLPLVCATVLYRTRYRVAGSRRLSPARVPAGSEARVHLRMDNVSRLPTGLLMLQDRVPYVLGPRPRFVLDRVEAGGRREVSYRVRSDLRGRYPLGPLQLRLTDPFGMCELTRSFSTFDTLTVIPRVEALPPVRLSGEAKGYGDGRNRSLALAGEDDVIPRGYRYGDDLRRVHWRSTARYGELMVRREEQPQRARCTVLLDTRGIAFAGQGPDSAFEWAVSGAASVLVHMLERGFSVRLLSDTGNSVPGQDADGFAGASQESADAAGLMMDTLAVIDHSDGSGLSRAYDVLRGGNEGLLVAFFGDLDEEQAAVVARMRQRSGGALAFVLDSDGWVRESTGVPGAGDEPDERLRLLRDAGWTAVGVPRGASLTDLWQQADRERNGITATGLGEGWA, from the coding sequence ATGACCACCGGGGAGGCGGAGACCGACCGGGACGAGAAGGGCGGTGTCCGTACGGCCCTGGCCGGGCTGACGACCCGTGGACGTTCCTTCCTGGCCGCCGGTATCGCCGCCGCGGTGTGCGCGTACGTCCTGGGGCAGAGCGATCTGCTCCGGGTCGGGCTGCTGCTCGCGGTGCTGCCCCTGGTCTGCGCGACCGTGCTCTACCGCACCCGCTACCGGGTGGCCGGCAGCCGCCGGCTCTCCCCCGCGCGCGTGCCCGCCGGCAGCGAGGCCCGCGTCCATCTGCGGATGGACAACGTCTCCCGGCTGCCCACGGGCCTGCTGATGCTCCAGGACCGGGTGCCGTACGTGCTCGGTCCGCGCCCCCGGTTCGTCCTGGACCGGGTCGAGGCGGGCGGCCGGCGCGAGGTGTCCTACCGGGTCCGCTCCGACCTGCGCGGCCGCTACCCCCTGGGCCCGCTCCAGCTCCGTCTGACGGACCCCTTCGGGATGTGCGAGCTGACCCGCTCCTTCTCGACCTTCGACACCCTCACGGTCATCCCGCGCGTGGAGGCCCTCCCCCCGGTCCGCCTCAGCGGCGAGGCCAAGGGCTACGGCGACGGCCGGAACCGCTCGCTGGCCCTGGCGGGCGAGGACGACGTGATCCCGCGCGGTTACCGCTACGGCGACGACCTGCGCCGCGTGCACTGGCGCTCCACCGCGCGCTACGGCGAGCTGATGGTGCGCCGCGAGGAGCAGCCGCAGCGCGCCCGTTGCACGGTCCTGCTCGACACCCGGGGCATCGCCTTCGCGGGCCAGGGCCCGGACTCGGCCTTCGAGTGGGCCGTCTCCGGCGCCGCCTCCGTCCTGGTGCACATGCTGGAACGGGGCTTCTCCGTACGGCTGTTGAGCGACACCGGCAACTCGGTGCCGGGCCAGGACGCCGACGGGTTCGCGGGCGCGAGCCAGGAGTCGGCGGACGCGGCCGGGCTGATGATGGACACCCTCGCGGTGATCGACCACTCGGACGGCTCGGGCCTGTCCCGGGCCTACGACGTTCTGCGCGGCGGGAACGAAGGGCTGCTGGTGGCCTTCTTCGGCGACCTCGACGAGGAACAGGCGGCGGTGGTCGCGCGGATGCGCCAGCGCAGCGGGGGCGCCCTCGCCTTCGTGCTGGACAGCGACGGCTGGGTGCGTGAGTCGACCGGTGTCCCCGGTGCCGGGGACGAGCCCGATGAGCGGCTGCGGCTGCTGCGCGACGCGGGCTGGACCGCCGTGGGTGTGCCGCGTGGCGCCTCGCTGACCGATCTGTGGCAACAGGCCGACCGGGAGCGCAACGGCATCACCGCGACCGGCCTCGGGGAGGGATGGGCATGA
- a CDS encoding UDP-N-acetylmuramoyl-L-alanyl-D-glutamate--2,6-diaminopimelate ligase, which produces MTYPGPPRPAQISATPLAELADELGAAVTMTTAPVPTAEITGITHDSRAVRPGDLYAALPGARLHGADFVTQAAGLGAVAVLTDPAGADRAAATGLPVLVVDDPRGQMGELAATIYGHPGRDLLQIGITGTSGKTTTAYLVEGGLKTVRSTGLIGTVEMRIGDERIKSERTTPEATDLQALFAVMLERGVDAVAMEVSSHALVLGRVDACIFDIAVFTNLSPEHMEFHTGMEDYFQAKAQLFTPLRSRQGVVNLDDAYGRRLAVEATVPVVTYSAEGHPDADWRAQDVEVGPMDSTFTAVGPKGELITARSPLAGSFNVANTLAAIAALATAGLDPQLAADGIAAVPGVPGRLERVDVGQPYLAVVDYAHKTDAVESVLRALRKVTEGKVHVVLGCGGDRDKTKREPMGAAVARLADTAVLTSDNPRSEDPLAILATMLQGAASVPAHERGEVQVFEDRAAAIAAAVARAQPGDTVLVAGKGHEQGQDIAGVVRPFDDRQVLREAIQKTQG; this is translated from the coding sequence GTGACCTACCCGGGGCCGCCCAGGCCGGCGCAGATCTCCGCCACACCCCTCGCGGAACTCGCCGACGAACTGGGCGCCGCCGTGACCATGACGACAGCGCCGGTGCCGACCGCCGAGATCACGGGCATCACCCATGACTCGCGCGCCGTCCGCCCCGGCGACCTGTACGCCGCGCTGCCCGGCGCCCGTCTGCACGGCGCCGACTTCGTCACCCAGGCGGCCGGCCTCGGCGCCGTCGCCGTCCTGACGGACCCGGCCGGTGCCGACCGAGCGGCCGCAACGGGCCTGCCGGTACTGGTCGTTGACGACCCGCGCGGGCAGATGGGCGAGCTGGCGGCCACGATCTACGGCCACCCCGGCCGCGATCTGCTCCAGATCGGCATCACCGGAACATCCGGCAAGACGACGACCGCGTACCTCGTGGAGGGCGGCCTGAAAACGGTCCGGTCCACCGGTCTGATCGGCACGGTCGAGATGCGCATCGGCGACGAGCGCATCAAGTCGGAGCGCACGACCCCCGAAGCCACCGATCTCCAGGCCCTGTTCGCGGTCATGCTGGAGCGCGGGGTCGACGCGGTCGCCATGGAGGTCTCCAGCCACGCGCTGGTCCTCGGCCGGGTCGACGCCTGCATCTTCGACATCGCGGTCTTCACCAACCTCAGCCCGGAACACATGGAGTTCCACACGGGCATGGAGGACTACTTCCAGGCCAAGGCGCAGCTGTTCACCCCGCTGCGCAGCCGACAAGGGGTGGTCAACCTCGACGACGCGTACGGCCGCAGGCTCGCCGTCGAGGCCACGGTCCCCGTGGTCACCTACTCCGCCGAGGGCCACCCGGACGCCGACTGGCGCGCCCAGGACGTCGAAGTCGGCCCGATGGACTCGACGTTCACCGCGGTCGGCCCCAAGGGCGAGCTGATCACCGCTCGTTCACCGCTCGCCGGCTCCTTCAACGTGGCCAACACCCTCGCCGCGATCGCCGCCCTGGCCACCGCCGGCCTCGACCCGCAACTCGCCGCCGACGGCATCGCCGCGGTGCCGGGCGTGCCGGGCCGGCTGGAGCGCGTGGACGTCGGGCAGCCGTATCTCGCGGTCGTCGACTACGCCCACAAGACGGACGCCGTCGAATCGGTTCTGCGCGCGCTGCGCAAGGTCACCGAGGGCAAGGTGCACGTCGTGCTCGGCTGCGGCGGGGACCGCGACAAGACGAAACGTGAGCCCATGGGTGCCGCCGTCGCCCGGCTCGCCGACACCGCCGTACTGACATCGGACAACCCCCGCTCCGAGGACCCCCTCGCGATCCTCGCGACAATGCTCCAGGGCGCCGCGTCGGTGCCCGCGCACGAGCGCGGCGAGGTCCAGGTCTTCGAGGACCGGGCCGCCGCCATCGCCGCCGCCGTCGCCCGCGCACAGCCGGGCGACACCGTGCTGGTCGCGGGCAAGGGCCACGAGCAGGGCCAGGACATCGCCGGAGTGGTCCGTCCCTTCGACGACCGCCAGGTGCTTCGCGAAGCTATCCAGAAGACCCAGGGATGA
- a CDS encoding peptidoglycan D,D-transpeptidase FtsI family protein, with the protein MSDREPPRRRVPGPARPERPEGGNAPRRRPGPGARPARRPASPPPAARPTGSRSLRLGSPRPRLRMISLALTLVLIAFVVRLLQVQAVDASAYAAKAAQNRYVDYVLAAERGEITDRSGVALATSVDAYTITADPTLFTRKQLKIDDGPEQAAALLAPILGVDQASLVKKLRPANKNLRYVVLANRQTPQVWKQIKDLKSALNTKASTDPTTVNVIAGVLAVPTTKRVYPNGDLAAGILGWVNADGKGGGGVEQQLNKDLTGKDGKVRYAQSGGLQVPTAGSTETPAVPGADVELTIDRDIQWAAQNAITEQVKKSKADRGYVIVQDTRTGEILAMANAPGFDPNDLSQASAASLGNAAVQDAYEPGSTAKVMTMAAVLQENAATPLTHVVVPNRLHRGDRLFQDDVDHATWNLTLNGVLAKSSNIGTIEAAGQLGKTQPEANQVLYSYLRKFGIGSYSGLNFPGETKGILAPADKWSTSQQYTIPFGQGMSLNALQAASVYSTVANGGVRVEPTLVRGTKGPDGRFTPAATPKKTRVISAKTAKTLAQMLESVVDDEQGTGGKAAIPGYRVAGKTGTANRVDPATGKYKGYTSSFAGFAPADNPRITVYCAIQNATSGSYFGGQICGPIYKQVMEFALKTLQVPPTGAKAANLPVTFTP; encoded by the coding sequence GTGTCCGACAGGGAACCGCCGCGCCGCCGAGTGCCAGGACCGGCCAGGCCCGAACGGCCGGAAGGGGGCAACGCCCCACGGCGCCGCCCCGGGCCCGGTGCCCGTCCGGCCCGCCGCCCGGCCTCGCCCCCTCCCGCGGCCCGTCCGACCGGCTCCCGCTCCCTCCGGCTCGGCAGCCCCCGCCCCCGGCTGCGCATGATCAGCCTGGCGCTGACCCTCGTCCTGATCGCGTTCGTCGTACGGCTGCTCCAGGTGCAGGCCGTCGACGCGAGCGCGTATGCCGCCAAGGCCGCGCAGAACCGGTACGTCGACTACGTCCTGGCCGCCGAGCGCGGCGAGATCACCGACCGTTCCGGGGTGGCGCTGGCGACCAGCGTGGACGCGTACACGATCACCGCCGACCCGACGCTGTTCACCCGCAAGCAGCTGAAGATCGACGACGGGCCCGAACAGGCGGCCGCCCTCCTCGCCCCGATCCTCGGCGTGGACCAGGCATCCCTCGTCAAGAAGCTCAGGCCCGCGAACAAGAACCTGCGCTACGTAGTGCTCGCCAACCGGCAGACCCCGCAGGTCTGGAAGCAGATCAAGGACCTGAAGAGCGCGCTGAACACCAAGGCCTCGACGGACCCGACCACGGTCAACGTCATCGCCGGTGTCCTCGCCGTCCCCACCACCAAGCGCGTATACCCGAACGGCGATCTCGCCGCCGGGATACTGGGCTGGGTCAACGCCGACGGCAAGGGCGGCGGCGGGGTCGAGCAGCAGCTGAACAAGGACCTCACCGGCAAGGACGGCAAGGTCCGTTACGCCCAGTCAGGCGGTCTCCAGGTGCCCACCGCGGGCTCCACGGAGACGCCGGCGGTGCCTGGTGCCGACGTGGAGCTGACGATCGACCGCGACATCCAGTGGGCCGCGCAGAACGCCATCACCGAGCAGGTCAAGAAGTCCAAGGCGGACCGCGGGTACGTGATAGTGCAGGACACCCGCACCGGCGAGATCCTCGCCATGGCCAACGCGCCCGGCTTCGACCCGAACGACCTCTCGCAGGCCAGCGCCGCGTCCCTGGGCAACGCGGCCGTCCAGGACGCCTACGAGCCCGGTTCCACCGCCAAGGTCATGACGATGGCCGCCGTACTCCAGGAGAACGCGGCCACCCCGCTGACGCATGTCGTCGTGCCGAACCGGCTGCACCGCGGGGACCGGCTCTTCCAGGACGACGTGGACCACGCGACCTGGAACCTGACCCTCAACGGCGTGCTCGCCAAGTCCAGCAACATCGGCACCATCGAGGCGGCCGGCCAGCTCGGCAAGACCCAGCCCGAGGCCAACCAGGTCCTGTACTCGTATCTGCGCAAGTTCGGCATCGGCAGCTACAGCGGGCTCAATTTCCCCGGCGAGACCAAGGGCATCCTCGCGCCCGCCGACAAGTGGTCGACCTCGCAGCAGTACACGATTCCTTTCGGCCAGGGCATGTCCCTCAACGCGCTCCAGGCGGCCTCCGTCTACTCGACGGTCGCCAACGGCGGAGTCCGCGTCGAACCCACCCTGGTGCGCGGCACGAAGGGGCCCGACGGCCGCTTCACGCCCGCGGCGACGCCCAAGAAGACCCGGGTCATCAGTGCCAAGACGGCGAAGACCCTCGCCCAGATGCTGGAGTCCGTGGTGGACGACGAGCAGGGCACTGGTGGTAAGGCCGCGATTCCGGGGTACCGGGTCGCGGGCAAGACCGGCACCGCCAACCGCGTGGATCCGGCCACCGGCAAGTACAAGGGCTACACCTCGTCGTTCGCCGGGTTCGCGCCCGCCGACAACCCCCGCATCACCGTCTACTGCGCGATCCAGAACGCCACCAGCGGAAGCTACTTCGGCGGTCAGATCTGCGGACCGATCTACAAGCAGGTGATGGAGTTCGCCCTCAAGACCCTCCAGGTCCCGCCCACCGGGGCGAAGGCCGCGAATCTGCCCGTGACCTTCACGCCCTGA
- a CDS encoding UDP-N-acetylmuramoyl-tripeptide--D-alanyl-D-alanine ligase translates to MIALSLAEIAEVVGGQTHDIPDPSVQVTGPVVRDSREVEPGSLFVAFVGEHVDGHDFAAAVVEAGAVALLASRPVGVPAIVVDDVQSALGALARHVVRRLGATLVALTGSAGKTSTKDLIAQVLARKAPTVFTPGSLNNEIGLPLTALSATAETRFLVLEMGARGIGHIRYLADLTPPQIGLVLNVGTAHIGEFGGREQIAQAKGELVEALPSVEDGGVAVLNADDPLVRAMASRTKAKVILFGESGEADVRAENVRLTDSGQPAFSLHTPSGCSEVTMRLYGEHHVSNALAAAAVAHELGMSADEIATALSEAGSLSRWRMEVTERPDGVTIVNDAYNANPESMRAALRALAAMGKGRRTWAVLGKMAELGDEALAEHDAVGRLAVRLNVGKLVAVGGREASWLQLGAYNEGSWGEESVHVSDAQAAVDLLRSELRPGDVVLVKASRSVGLESVAQALVEAGTEGEVAVR, encoded by the coding sequence GTGATCGCCCTCTCCCTCGCCGAGATCGCTGAAGTCGTCGGCGGGCAGACGCACGACATACCGGATCCGTCCGTCCAGGTCACCGGCCCGGTGGTCCGCGACTCCCGGGAAGTGGAACCCGGCAGCCTCTTCGTCGCCTTCGTCGGCGAGCACGTCGACGGCCACGACTTCGCGGCCGCGGTCGTCGAGGCGGGCGCGGTGGCCCTCCTGGCGTCCCGCCCGGTCGGCGTGCCCGCGATCGTCGTGGACGACGTCCAGAGCGCCCTGGGCGCCCTCGCCCGTCATGTCGTACGACGGCTCGGCGCGACCCTCGTGGCCCTCACCGGCTCGGCGGGCAAGACCAGCACCAAGGACCTCATCGCCCAGGTGCTCGCGCGCAAGGCGCCCACGGTGTTCACACCGGGATCGTTGAACAATGAGATCGGGCTGCCGCTGACCGCGCTGAGCGCCACCGCCGAGACGAGGTTCCTCGTCCTGGAGATGGGCGCCCGCGGCATCGGTCACATCCGCTACCTCGCGGATCTGACGCCCCCGCAGATCGGCCTCGTCCTCAACGTCGGCACCGCCCACATCGGCGAGTTCGGTGGCCGGGAGCAGATCGCACAGGCAAAGGGCGAACTCGTAGAAGCGCTCCCTTCAGTTGAAGACGGCGGCGTCGCGGTCCTCAACGCGGACGATCCGCTCGTACGGGCCATGGCGTCCCGTACGAAGGCGAAGGTGATCCTTTTCGGAGAGTCCGGCGAAGCGGACGTACGGGCCGAGAACGTGAGACTCACGGACAGCGGACAGCCCGCCTTCAGCCTTCACACACCCTCCGGGTGCAGCGAAGTGACCATGCGCCTGTACGGTGAGCACCACGTGTCGAACGCGCTCGCCGCGGCCGCCGTCGCCCATGAGCTGGGCATGTCCGCAGACGAGATCGCCACCGCGCTCTCCGAGGCGGGCTCCCTCTCCCGCTGGCGGATGGAGGTCACCGAGCGACCGGACGGCGTGACCATCGTCAACGACGCCTACAACGCGAACCCCGAGTCCATGCGAGCCGCCTTGCGCGCGCTCGCGGCCATGGGCAAGGGGCGGCGGACCTGGGCGGTGCTCGGCAAGATGGCCGAGCTCGGGGACGAGGCGCTCGCCGAGCACGACGCGGTCGGACGGCTCGCTGTCCGGCTCAATGTCGGCAAGCTCGTCGCGGTCGGGGGCAGGGAAGCGTCCTGGCTGCAACTGGGCGCATATAACGAGGGTTCGTGGGGTGAGGAGTCGGTGCACGTGTCCGACGCACAGGCGGCGGTCGACCTGTTGCGCAGCGAGTTGCGCCCGGGAGACGTCGTTCTCGTGAAGGCGTCCCGGTCGGTCGGTCTGGAGAGCGTGGCGCAGGCGCTCGTCGAGGCCGGTACCGAGGGTGAGGTCGCTGTCCGATGA